One Hordeum vulgare subsp. vulgare chromosome 4H, MorexV3_pseudomolecules_assembly, whole genome shotgun sequence DNA window includes the following coding sequences:
- the LOC123447926 gene encoding DNA topoisomerase 2-binding protein 1 isoform X2 has protein sequence MTPLHGPAPAAPAASSGGGRRTATFAGASVFLSRNLVAPEVFDAVHDALRLNGADVLLCADPAHTGPLDYHVISSSSHERFADLKDKGCNLLGPQCILSCAKEHRSLPKQGYTCCLAMDGVTVLCSGFEKDERARIEQLVTAMGGLLQTKVSMDVDFVVAKDVMAAKYKWAVNNLKKPIVNRNWLEQCWIEHRVVPHEPYKILPFTGLNICITKLDADKRKELMEIIEQNGGQYSANLTKKCTHLVANEPGGDKYLVAKRWGNIQIVNQRWVGQSVARRAYLDESAYAIGQSSNNYNGIKGSFKEQRNPEMSSASFQSVPAASVDDSVSMSQYVPVSSGYASKMCSTDIVGAPCVQETNEMLVESHVAADSEAEDDDLYLSNCRISLVGFEEKELSRLVMMIRNGGGSRHVMLSERLTHIILGAPSEEEKKEVRRLAAWGVINVVKVAWLEDCNKTKTEIKVSTAHLASELLVKEFPFVGMEKSAATRETKAAKSSHGIFHVPTFNDSHDKQLAKDLSSERNPAKGKHENMNNTRAATRSAKSSQQNGLTSTGKATSSAVKSQSSTSSNIFKGKTFCFSNSFSHDRRAEVIDWVREGGGTMVADDAQETAVDFIIECHGQNSMQCDYSHSTVVSTQWIASCFELGYLQDVGSHPIFSPLRCRIPFPGFEDFRFCVSQYDEKERVLLKNLCLTLGAKFTEKASKRVSHLICKFASGPKYEAYHNKRIPTITIEWLFECVRQDTIIPYDQFQPKPPTSQDKDAGMCTVSQFPTQAANTTSRFDCPEPLSEPQVPRSSSKHSSGSSITEEKIASSVNKRRRSTAKANDTSTNIGRTEKHSDISSALGIADSIKDFEDLLVQSSRDPGIDASVVGQEEEPQPVPDNAFTSLYNDMKTRSNNWPQKQHTHPGKNVKSPDSTRVAVPTPYLPFSETQTDSQIIGYEEDLTGMQKIIDRVSSQKKTIDSLGTDSSVMGHHWDSLK, from the exons ATGACGCCGTTGCACGGCCCCGCCCccgccgcgccggccgcctcaTCCGGCGGCGGGCGGAGGACCGCGACGTTCGCGGGCGCGAGCGTGTTCCTCTCGCGGAATCTGGTGGCCCCCGAGGTGTTCGACGCCGTGCACGACGCGCTCCGCCTCAACGGCGCCGATGTCCTCCTCTGCGCCGACCCCGCCCACACCGGGCCCCTCGACTACCacgtcatctcctcctcctcccac GAGAGGTTCGCGGATCTGAAGGACAAAGGCTGCAATCTGCTTG GACCACAATGCATCCTTTCCTGTGCCAAGGAGCATCGTTCCCTGCCTAAACAAGGTTATACTTGTTGTCTTGCAATGGATGGGGTAACTGTACTCTGTTCAGGCTTCGAGAAAGATGAGAGG gCCAGGATTGAACAATTAGTGACAGCAATGGGAGGTCTTTTGCAGACTAAAGTGTCCATGGATGTTGACTTTGTAGTTGCAAAGGATGTCATGGCTGCCAAGTATAAA TGGGCCGTGAATAACCTGAAGAAGCCTATTGTCAATAGGAActggttggagcaatgctggatcGAACATCGTGTCGTGCCTCATGAACCGTACAAGATTCTTCCTTTTACTGGGTTGAATATATGCATCACAAAACTAGATGCAG ATAAACGGAAGGAGTTGATGGAAATAATAGAGCAGAATGGTGGCCAGTATTCAGCAAATCTTACAAAGAAGTGCACTCATTTAGTTGCGAAT GAACCTGGCGGTGACAAATATCTTGTAGCTAAAAGATGGGGTAATATTCAAATTGTGAATCAGAGATGGGTTGGCCAATCCGTTGCTCGAAGAG CTTATCTAGATGAAAGTGCCTATGCTATTGGCCAGAGTTCTAATAATTATAATGGCATAAAGGGTTCCTTTAAAGAACAACGGAACCCAGAGATGAGCAGTGCAAGTTTTCAATCTGTTCCAGCAGCATCAGTTGATGATTCAGTATCAATGTCACAGTATGTGCCAGTTTCTTCTGGCTATGCTTCAAAGATGTGTAGCACTGATATTGTTGGTGCACCTTGTGTCCAAGAGACAAACGAGATGCTGGTTGAGAGTCATGTAGCTGCGGATTCAGAGGCTGAAGATGATGATCTGTACTTATcaaattgcagaatttctcttgtgggTTTTGAGGAGAAAGAGTTGTCAAGGTTAGTCATGATGATACGTAATGGTGGTGGATCCCGGCATGTTATGTTAAGCGAGAGGCTTACTCATATTATTCTAGGTGCACCTTCGGAGGA AGAGAAAAAAGAGGTAAGACGCCTTGCTGCTTGGGGTGTGATAAATGTTGTAAAGGTAGCATGGTTAGAAGACTGCAATAAAACAAAAACGGAAATCAAAGTATCCACAGCTCATTTGGCTAGCGAGTTACTTGTGAAAG AATTTCCGTTTGTGGGCATGGAAAAATCTGCTGCTACACGTGAAACAAAGGCAGCCAAAAGTTCACATGGAATATTCCATGTTCCAACTTTCAATGATTCACATGATAAGCAGCTTGCGAAAGATCTGTCATCTGAAAGAAATCCAGCCAAGGGCAAACATGAAAACATGAATAATACCCGGGCAGCAACTAGGTCTGCAAAATCAAGCCAACAAAATGGATTGACCAGTACTGGCAAAGCAACTTCTTCTGCAGTGAAGTCACAGAGTAGCACttcttcaaatattttcaaagggaAAACATTTTGTTTCTCAAATTCATTTTCTCATGATCGG AGAGCTGAGGTTATCGATTGGGTCAGAGAAGGGGGAGGCACTATGGTGGCGGATGATGCACAAGAAACTGCTGTGGATTTCATAATTGAGTGCCATGGACAGAACAGCATGCAATGCGACTACTCTCATTCAACCGTTGTTTCAACTCAATGGATAGCCTCATGTTTTGAG TTGGGTTACTTGCAAGATGTTGGAAGTCATCCTATCTTCTCTCCTTTGCGGTGTCGCATCCCATTCCCGGGGTTTGAAGACTTCCGTTTCTGTGTTTCACAGTATGATGAGAAAGAGAGAGTTCTGCTTAAGAACCTTTGTCTTACTCTAGGAGCTAAATTCACAGAGAAAGCATCAAAAAGAGTGAGCCATCTTATCTGTAAATTTGCCAGCGGTCCAAAGTATGAGGCATACCATAATAAGAGAATTCCAACCATTACCATAGAGTGGCTCTTCGAATGTGTGAGACAG GACACCATTATCCCTTATGACCAGTTTCAGCCGAAACCACCTACTTCTCAGGACAAGGATGCCGGTATGTGCACTGTTAGTCAATTTCCTACACAAGCCGCCAATACGACCTCTAGATTTGATTGCCCTGAGCCACTTAGTGAACCTCAAGTGCCAAGAAGCAGTTCAAAACACAGCTCAG GCTCCTCTATTACTGAGGAGAAAATTGCTTCTTCTGTTAACAAAAGAAGACGATCAACAGCCAAGGCTAATGATACATCTACGAACATTGGACGAACGGAAAAACATTCGGACATCAGCTCTGCTCTGGGTATTGCAGACTCCATAAAGGACTTTGAGGACCTACTGGTTCAGTCATCCAGG GATCCTGGAATTGATGCTTCTGTTGTTGGTCAAGAGGAGGAACCTCAACCTGTGCCAGATAATGCTTTCACTTCCCTATACAATGACATGAAAACCCGCTCAAATAACTG GCCACAGAAGCAACACACACACCCTGGCAAGAATGTCAAGAGCCCAGACTCCACCCGGGTCGCTGTCCCAACTCCCTATCTACCTTTCAGCGAAACGCAGACAGATTCCCAG ATCATTGGGTATGAAGAAGATTTGACTGGCATGCAGAAAATCATCGACAGAGTTAGTTCTCAAAAAAAGACCATCGACAGCTTAGGCACCGACAGTTCAGTAATGGGGCATCATTGGGACTCCCTCAAATGA
- the LOC123447926 gene encoding DNA topoisomerase 2-binding protein 1 isoform X1, producing the protein MTPLHGPAPAAPAASSGGGRRTATFAGASVFLSRNLVAPEVFDAVHDALRLNGADVLLCADPAHTGPLDYHVISSSSHERFADLKDKGCNLLGPQCILSCAKEHRSLPKQGYTCCLAMDGVTVLCSGFEKDERARIEQLVTAMGGLLQTKVSMDVDFVVAKDVMAAKYKWAVNNLKKPIVNRNWLEQCWIEHRVVPHEPYKILPFTGLNICITKLDADKRKELMEIIEQNGGQYSANLTKKCTHLVANEPGGDKYLVAKRWGNIQIVNQRWVGQSVARRAYLDESAYAIGQSSNNYNGIKGSFKEQRNPEMSSASFQSVPAASVDDSVSMSQYVPVSSGYASKMCSTDIVGAPCVQETNEMLVESHVAADSEAEDDDLYLSNCRISLVGFEEKELSRLVMMIRNGGGSRHVMLSERLTHIILGAPSEDREKKEVRRLAAWGVINVVKVAWLEDCNKTKTEIKVSTAHLASELLVKEFPFVGMEKSAATRETKAAKSSHGIFHVPTFNDSHDKQLAKDLSSERNPAKGKHENMNNTRAATRSAKSSQQNGLTSTGKATSSAVKSQSSTSSNIFKGKTFCFSNSFSHDRRAEVIDWVREGGGTMVADDAQETAVDFIIECHGQNSMQCDYSHSTVVSTQWIASCFELGYLQDVGSHPIFSPLRCRIPFPGFEDFRFCVSQYDEKERVLLKNLCLTLGAKFTEKASKRVSHLICKFASGPKYEAYHNKRIPTITIEWLFECVRQDTIIPYDQFQPKPPTSQDKDAGMCTVSQFPTQAANTTSRFDCPEPLSEPQVPRSSSKHSSGSSITEEKIASSVNKRRRSTAKANDTSTNIGRTEKHSDISSALGIADSIKDFEDLLVQSSRDPGIDASVVGQEEEPQPVPDNAFTSLYNDMKTRSNNWPQKQHTHPGKNVKSPDSTRVAVPTPYLPFSETQTDSQIIGYEEDLTGMQKIIDRVSSQKKTIDSLGTDSSVMGHHWDSLK; encoded by the exons ATGACGCCGTTGCACGGCCCCGCCCccgccgcgccggccgcctcaTCCGGCGGCGGGCGGAGGACCGCGACGTTCGCGGGCGCGAGCGTGTTCCTCTCGCGGAATCTGGTGGCCCCCGAGGTGTTCGACGCCGTGCACGACGCGCTCCGCCTCAACGGCGCCGATGTCCTCCTCTGCGCCGACCCCGCCCACACCGGGCCCCTCGACTACCacgtcatctcctcctcctcccac GAGAGGTTCGCGGATCTGAAGGACAAAGGCTGCAATCTGCTTG GACCACAATGCATCCTTTCCTGTGCCAAGGAGCATCGTTCCCTGCCTAAACAAGGTTATACTTGTTGTCTTGCAATGGATGGGGTAACTGTACTCTGTTCAGGCTTCGAGAAAGATGAGAGG gCCAGGATTGAACAATTAGTGACAGCAATGGGAGGTCTTTTGCAGACTAAAGTGTCCATGGATGTTGACTTTGTAGTTGCAAAGGATGTCATGGCTGCCAAGTATAAA TGGGCCGTGAATAACCTGAAGAAGCCTATTGTCAATAGGAActggttggagcaatgctggatcGAACATCGTGTCGTGCCTCATGAACCGTACAAGATTCTTCCTTTTACTGGGTTGAATATATGCATCACAAAACTAGATGCAG ATAAACGGAAGGAGTTGATGGAAATAATAGAGCAGAATGGTGGCCAGTATTCAGCAAATCTTACAAAGAAGTGCACTCATTTAGTTGCGAAT GAACCTGGCGGTGACAAATATCTTGTAGCTAAAAGATGGGGTAATATTCAAATTGTGAATCAGAGATGGGTTGGCCAATCCGTTGCTCGAAGAG CTTATCTAGATGAAAGTGCCTATGCTATTGGCCAGAGTTCTAATAATTATAATGGCATAAAGGGTTCCTTTAAAGAACAACGGAACCCAGAGATGAGCAGTGCAAGTTTTCAATCTGTTCCAGCAGCATCAGTTGATGATTCAGTATCAATGTCACAGTATGTGCCAGTTTCTTCTGGCTATGCTTCAAAGATGTGTAGCACTGATATTGTTGGTGCACCTTGTGTCCAAGAGACAAACGAGATGCTGGTTGAGAGTCATGTAGCTGCGGATTCAGAGGCTGAAGATGATGATCTGTACTTATcaaattgcagaatttctcttgtgggTTTTGAGGAGAAAGAGTTGTCAAGGTTAGTCATGATGATACGTAATGGTGGTGGATCCCGGCATGTTATGTTAAGCGAGAGGCTTACTCATATTATTCTAGGTGCACCTTCGGAGGA CAGAGAGAAAAAAGAGGTAAGACGCCTTGCTGCTTGGGGTGTGATAAATGTTGTAAAGGTAGCATGGTTAGAAGACTGCAATAAAACAAAAACGGAAATCAAAGTATCCACAGCTCATTTGGCTAGCGAGTTACTTGTGAAAG AATTTCCGTTTGTGGGCATGGAAAAATCTGCTGCTACACGTGAAACAAAGGCAGCCAAAAGTTCACATGGAATATTCCATGTTCCAACTTTCAATGATTCACATGATAAGCAGCTTGCGAAAGATCTGTCATCTGAAAGAAATCCAGCCAAGGGCAAACATGAAAACATGAATAATACCCGGGCAGCAACTAGGTCTGCAAAATCAAGCCAACAAAATGGATTGACCAGTACTGGCAAAGCAACTTCTTCTGCAGTGAAGTCACAGAGTAGCACttcttcaaatattttcaaagggaAAACATTTTGTTTCTCAAATTCATTTTCTCATGATCGG AGAGCTGAGGTTATCGATTGGGTCAGAGAAGGGGGAGGCACTATGGTGGCGGATGATGCACAAGAAACTGCTGTGGATTTCATAATTGAGTGCCATGGACAGAACAGCATGCAATGCGACTACTCTCATTCAACCGTTGTTTCAACTCAATGGATAGCCTCATGTTTTGAG TTGGGTTACTTGCAAGATGTTGGAAGTCATCCTATCTTCTCTCCTTTGCGGTGTCGCATCCCATTCCCGGGGTTTGAAGACTTCCGTTTCTGTGTTTCACAGTATGATGAGAAAGAGAGAGTTCTGCTTAAGAACCTTTGTCTTACTCTAGGAGCTAAATTCACAGAGAAAGCATCAAAAAGAGTGAGCCATCTTATCTGTAAATTTGCCAGCGGTCCAAAGTATGAGGCATACCATAATAAGAGAATTCCAACCATTACCATAGAGTGGCTCTTCGAATGTGTGAGACAG GACACCATTATCCCTTATGACCAGTTTCAGCCGAAACCACCTACTTCTCAGGACAAGGATGCCGGTATGTGCACTGTTAGTCAATTTCCTACACAAGCCGCCAATACGACCTCTAGATTTGATTGCCCTGAGCCACTTAGTGAACCTCAAGTGCCAAGAAGCAGTTCAAAACACAGCTCAG GCTCCTCTATTACTGAGGAGAAAATTGCTTCTTCTGTTAACAAAAGAAGACGATCAACAGCCAAGGCTAATGATACATCTACGAACATTGGACGAACGGAAAAACATTCGGACATCAGCTCTGCTCTGGGTATTGCAGACTCCATAAAGGACTTTGAGGACCTACTGGTTCAGTCATCCAGG GATCCTGGAATTGATGCTTCTGTTGTTGGTCAAGAGGAGGAACCTCAACCTGTGCCAGATAATGCTTTCACTTCCCTATACAATGACATGAAAACCCGCTCAAATAACTG GCCACAGAAGCAACACACACACCCTGGCAAGAATGTCAAGAGCCCAGACTCCACCCGGGTCGCTGTCCCAACTCCCTATCTACCTTTCAGCGAAACGCAGACAGATTCCCAG ATCATTGGGTATGAAGAAGATTTGACTGGCATGCAGAAAATCATCGACAGAGTTAGTTCTCAAAAAAAGACCATCGACAGCTTAGGCACCGACAGTTCAGTAATGGGGCATCATTGGGACTCCCTCAAATGA